The following are from one region of the Trichocoleus sp. genome:
- the recJ gene encoding single-stranded-DNA-specific exonuclease RecJ — MPEQPQWQIQPIVELSAGFVQTVEQAAGIPASYAAQLLWQRGMRDTAQLPGFLNPNCYQPTSPFAFGQEMEQAVDRLLKARENQEKVAIWGDFDADGITATAVLWEGLGQFFPAEQLTYFIPNRLTESHGLSIAGMDLLMAQGYHLIVTCDTGSTNFTELAYAQQQDIEVIITDHHTLPESRPPVAAILNPRTLPASHPLASLSGVAVAYKLVEALYETLPDVASRPLNGLLDLVAIGLIADLVSLTGDCRYLAQRGIEQLQQHRNPTTASRPGIAKLLELCQRNGDRPTDISFGLGPRINAISRIHGDARFCVELLTSQDIDRCTQLAQDTELANTRRKALQKDMVQQVRSQLSQLDLSTTSIIVLADPQWSVGVLGLVAGQIAQEYGRPTILLTTDRENLETQAGETIPEQKNLARGSARSYGTIDLYQLFQSQSHLLHRFGGHPLAAGLSLPIENLPLFTEALNRCLRQQESILARPLIQADLTVTVAALGKDLFRELKLLEPYGMGNPTPKLLIQNCWFRNVRNQNIQDWRGRKVKYIKTEFEIWDETVEQGFPGIWWDHYKDEIPVGPCDAVVELDFNAYKKRYEIRLIALRPTAQDSLISSLPDLQWLVDWRKTDPTQTAVPNPEVLQITACPSNWDELQFWFRRARRTQQPLILAYQAPPLEPPIEIWQTLVGIAKYLSRTQKKATRLQFIERLGVGDRPLQAGFLALKQLGFTVTSSEQGFQVQWHEPDPIGTDNDPNQSIQQFLWVVQEEQFQRNYFYEVPLPIIKAVALQTFQPYESKNSSR; from the coding sequence ATGCCTGAACAACCTCAGTGGCAGATCCAGCCGATCGTTGAATTATCAGCGGGGTTTGTGCAAACGGTAGAGCAAGCAGCAGGTATTCCTGCTTCCTATGCAGCACAACTGCTCTGGCAGCGTGGCATGAGAGATACAGCTCAGCTACCTGGTTTTCTCAATCCCAATTGCTATCAACCGACCTCTCCCTTTGCTTTTGGGCAGGAAATGGAGCAAGCGGTCGATCGCCTTCTCAAAGCGAGAGAGAATCAGGAGAAAGTTGCCATTTGGGGGGATTTTGATGCCGATGGTATTACAGCAACTGCGGTTTTGTGGGAGGGCTTAGGACAGTTCTTTCCCGCTGAGCAACTGACTTATTTCATTCCAAACCGCCTGACCGAATCCCACGGCTTGTCGATCGCCGGAATGGATCTGCTGATGGCTCAGGGCTATCACCTCATTGTTACCTGTGATACGGGCAGTACGAATTTCACCGAGCTGGCTTACGCGCAACAACAGGATATTGAGGTCATCATTACCGATCACCATACGCTACCTGAATCTCGTCCGCCTGTTGCTGCAATTCTCAATCCCAGAACTCTGCCTGCTTCACATCCGCTGGCGAGTTTGTCGGGCGTGGCAGTCGCTTATAAGTTGGTTGAAGCTTTATATGAAACCCTACCTGATGTTGCCAGTCGTCCTTTGAATGGTTTACTCGATCTGGTCGCGATCGGTTTAATTGCCGATTTGGTCAGCCTGACAGGAGACTGCCGCTATTTAGCGCAGCGAGGCATTGAGCAACTACAGCAGCACCGCAATCCGACAACGGCTTCTCGACCGGGTATTGCTAAATTGTTAGAACTCTGTCAGCGCAATGGCGATCGTCCGACGGATATTTCGTTTGGGTTGGGTCCACGAATCAATGCGATCAGCCGGATTCATGGCGATGCCCGCTTTTGTGTCGAGCTGCTGACGAGTCAGGATATCGATCGCTGCACCCAACTTGCCCAGGATACCGAGCTTGCCAACACGCGCCGTAAAGCCTTGCAAAAAGACATGGTGCAACAAGTGCGTAGCCAGTTAAGCCAGCTAGATTTATCGACAACTAGCATCATTGTTTTGGCTGATCCGCAGTGGTCAGTCGGCGTTTTAGGGTTAGTGGCAGGTCAGATTGCTCAAGAGTATGGTCGTCCAACAATTTTGTTGACTACCGATCGAGAGAACTTAGAAACACAAGCTGGGGAAACTATCCCAGAGCAAAAAAATTTGGCGCGTGGTTCTGCCCGCTCCTATGGGACGATCGATCTCTATCAACTATTTCAAAGCCAATCGCATTTGCTGCACCGATTTGGAGGACATCCGCTTGCCGCAGGGCTGAGCTTGCCGATCGAGAATTTGCCTCTGTTTACGGAAGCTCTGAACCGTTGCTTGAGGCAGCAGGAAAGCATTCTGGCACGCCCTTTGATTCAGGCAGATTTAACTGTCACTGTCGCAGCATTGGGCAAGGATTTGTTTCGTGAGTTGAAGCTATTAGAGCCTTATGGCATGGGCAACCCAACTCCAAAACTCTTGATTCAAAACTGCTGGTTTCGCAACGTTCGCAATCAAAACATTCAAGACTGGCGAGGGCGAAAGGTCAAATATATCAAAACTGAGTTTGAAATCTGGGATGAAACTGTTGAGCAAGGATTTCCAGGTATTTGGTGGGATCATTACAAAGATGAAATTCCGGTAGGGCCGTGTGACGCGGTCGTTGAATTGGACTTCAACGCCTATAAAAAACGCTATGAGATTCGGTTAATTGCGCTTCGTCCAACGGCTCAAGATAGCCTAATTTCTAGCCTGCCTGATTTGCAATGGTTGGTTGACTGGCGCAAAACAGATCCAACTCAAACCGCTGTACCCAATCCGGAAGTGCTGCAAATAACAGCCTGCCCCAGCAATTGGGATGAGCTACAGTTCTGGTTTCGGCGAGCAAGACGGACTCAGCAACCCCTGATTCTGGCGTATCAAGCTCCTCCCCTGGAACCGCCGATCGAGATTTGGCAAACGCTAGTCGGTATTGCTAAATATTTGAGCCGTACCCAAAAAAAGGCAACCCGCCTTCAGTTCATTGAGCGGTTGGGAGTTGGCGATCGTCCCTTGCAGGCAGGTTTTCTGGCGCTCAAGCAGCTGGGATTCACAGTCACCAGTTCTGAGCAGGGCTTTCAGGTGCAATGGCATGAACCAGACCCGATCGGGACTGACAATGACCCCAATCAGTCAATCCAGCAGTTTTTGTGGGTGGTTCAAGAAGAACAGTTTCAGCGTAACTACTTCTATGAAGTTCCACTGCCTATCATTAAGGCAGTCGCATTACAAACCTTCCAGCCCTATGAATCCAAGAACTCCAGTCGCTAA
- a CDS encoding pre-peptidase C-terminal domain-containing protein: protein MSFSNMQPRSFSIILAAIITTTGGVLNAIAPAQAQQLQEQGSLQPMQQAHKFSGKAGEAVTISLDSSDFDTYMVLVDPSGKEVASNDDYARTMNSTIVITLPQDGEYQVLARSFSGAGGQYNVNVRPATAFDQAYWKGVQLYSQGQFQEAEVLLTQAIELDPTQPAPYLDRAEVAYAQGNLSSVIADYQKAATLYEQAGNQKAAQDIRAQIGTLQGQATP, encoded by the coding sequence ATGAGCTTCAGCAATATGCAGCCGCGATCGTTCAGTATTATTTTGGCTGCAATCATCACCACGACAGGTGGAGTATTGAACGCAATCGCCCCCGCACAGGCACAGCAACTGCAAGAGCAAGGTTCACTTCAGCCGATGCAGCAGGCGCACAAATTTTCAGGTAAAGCAGGCGAGGCTGTGACAATCTCCCTGGATAGCTCCGACTTCGACACTTACATGGTGCTGGTTGATCCAAGCGGCAAGGAAGTTGCCTCAAATGACGACTATGCCCGTACCATGAACTCAACGATCGTCATTACACTGCCGCAGGACGGCGAATATCAAGTACTGGCGCGATCGTTCAGTGGTGCAGGTGGACAGTACAACGTCAACGTCAGACCAGCTACAGCGTTTGATCAAGCCTACTGGAAGGGCGTCCAGCTTTACTCGCAAGGACAGTTTCAGGAAGCAGAAGTGTTACTAACCCAAGCGATCGAACTCGACCCTACTCAACCCGCTCCTTATCTTGATCGAGCAGAAGTTGCCTATGCTCAGGGCAACCTGTCATCCGTCATTGCCGACTACCAAAAAGCAGCCACTCTCTACGAGCAAGCAGGCAACCAAAAAGCAGCGCAAGACATTCGAGCGCAGATTGGAACTTTGCAAGGACAGGCAACACCTTAA
- a CDS encoding serine acetyltransferase has protein sequence MNILKAQANPLLEQPTAHSNVSQDGSSTAALSLWQQIREDWESHGRDWTKPGFRAVAICRFGAWRMTVQPKVLRAPLSILYRALYRKVRNGYGIDLPYTVKLGRRVVIEHQNGIIIHGYSEIGDDSIIRQGVTLGNRYLDRPLDAPKLGKRVNVGAGAKILGNVAIGDDASVGANAVVLKDIPAGQTAVGIPAKILPSKPIEGNA, from the coding sequence TTGAATATTTTGAAAGCACAAGCGAACCCTTTATTGGAGCAGCCCACTGCCCACTCAAACGTTAGTCAGGATGGCTCATCAACCGCAGCCTTGAGTCTCTGGCAACAAATTCGAGAAGATTGGGAATCTCATGGGCGAGACTGGACAAAGCCCGGATTTCGGGCAGTTGCTATCTGCCGATTTGGTGCTTGGCGGATGACAGTTCAGCCCAAGGTCTTACGCGCCCCACTCAGCATCCTTTACCGCGCGCTTTACCGAAAAGTTCGTAACGGTTACGGGATTGATTTACCCTACACTGTCAAGCTGGGTCGGCGAGTCGTCATCGAACATCAGAACGGCATTATTATTCATGGCTACAGCGAAATCGGCGACGACAGTATCATTCGTCAGGGTGTAACGCTCGGTAATCGCTACCTCGATCGCCCTCTTGATGCTCCAAAGCTTGGAAAGCGCGTCAATGTTGGGGCCGGAGCCAAGATTTTAGGGAATGTGGCGATCGGCGATGATGCGAGTGTAGGCGCGAACGCGGTTGTTCTGAAGGATATTCCAGCAGGACAAACAGCAGTTGGTATTCCAGCAAAAATTCTGCCGTCGAAGCCTATAGAGGGTAATGCGTGA
- a CDS encoding glycosyltransferase family 2 protein — protein MSATIQPDMSSAGSIHPTPRLAVVILNYRTPDLTIDCLRSLKQEVQSLPGTHVVVVDNDSPDDSVEKIGSAIRQEQWDWVTFLPQSRNGGYAFGNNVGIRHLLATKQPPDYILLLNPDTVVRPDALSALVRFMDDHPEAGIAGSRLEELDETPQCSAFRFPTVFSELDDGLRLGIVSQLLDRWKLVLPPLEEACQVEWVAGASMIVRRSVFETVGLMDENYFLYYEEVDFCMAVNRGGWSCWYVPSSRVVHYVGQSTGVTDTKRQPQRRPTYWFDSRRRFFIKNYGWWYTILTEIVWASSFALWRLRRSVQRKPDTDPPYLLTDFVMNSALLKGGQI, from the coding sequence ATGTCTGCCACGATTCAACCCGATATGTCATCTGCTGGGTCGATCCATCCAACACCCCGGTTGGCAGTGGTCATCTTAAACTATCGAACGCCTGATTTAACGATCGACTGTCTGCGCTCCTTGAAGCAGGAAGTTCAATCTTTACCAGGAACCCATGTGGTTGTGGTTGATAATGACTCCCCGGATGATTCTGTTGAAAAAATTGGGAGTGCCATCCGCCAAGAACAGTGGGATTGGGTGACATTCCTGCCCCAGTCGCGGAATGGCGGCTATGCTTTCGGCAATAATGTTGGGATTCGTCACCTGCTGGCAACCAAGCAACCGCCTGACTATATCCTTTTGCTCAACCCAGATACAGTCGTCCGTCCTGATGCGCTCTCCGCCCTCGTCAGATTTATGGATGACCATCCGGAAGCTGGAATCGCGGGTAGCCGCCTTGAAGAACTTGACGAAACGCCACAATGCTCAGCATTTCGATTTCCTACTGTATTCAGCGAACTAGATGATGGCTTGAGGCTTGGAATTGTTTCTCAGCTGCTCGATCGCTGGAAACTAGTCCTACCCCCGCTTGAAGAAGCTTGCCAGGTTGAATGGGTTGCAGGCGCTAGTATGATTGTGCGGCGATCGGTGTTTGAGACGGTTGGCTTAATGGATGAAAACTACTTCCTTTATTACGAAGAAGTTGACTTCTGCATGGCAGTCAATCGAGGCGGATGGAGCTGCTGGTATGTGCCATCAAGCCGCGTCGTTCACTATGTTGGGCAGAGTACGGGCGTCACTGATACCAAGCGTCAGCCGCAGCGTCGGCCAACCTACTGGTTTGATTCCCGACGGCGATTCTTCATTAAAAACTATGGCTGGTGGTATACCATTCTGACTGAAATTGTTTGGGCAAGCAGTTTTGCCCTCTGGCGATTGCGGCGATCGGTTCAGCGCAAGCCCGATACTGACCCTCCTTACTTGCTGACCGATTTCGTGATGAACAGTGCCTTATTAAAAGGAGGACAGATTTGA
- a CDS encoding polysaccharide biosynthesis/export family protein, which translates to MMSINKLFQPIASGVTTTLFATTLWATTVLAGAGTAETASPRVTPTAPNSTIPSTTIPVPPAGTAETSGELIQTNPTAPVSPDTLQPNRTIIPPPATATPFENVYLLGPGDQVQIDIFDVPELSSGTAGNYLVSIDGTIRLPWVGGVRVQGMSLDQASNAIEKAYAPYIRDPRVALKLASARTLRVSVAGEVKRPGAYVISPTSQTNAPLTADTTGTTTTGGTAANQWPTVSQAIQSAGGITQFADLRQVQVRRPQPDGSVELIDINLWDLIRQGNLNQDVRLRDQDAIVIPTATALNSNEAILQGSANISPASVPINVVGEVGTPGTVQVPPNTPLNQALMSAGGFDQARARRSRVDLIRLNSDGTASRRTIKVDLAAGVNEETNPALREYDTIVVSRSGITATSEAITTLLSPFTSLIGTLGSIFAIFR; encoded by the coding sequence ATGATGTCGATCAATAAGCTATTTCAGCCAATCGCGTCTGGAGTTACAACTACCCTCTTTGCAACAACGCTATGGGCAACAACGGTTCTTGCTGGTGCTGGAACCGCAGAGACTGCTTCTCCCCGAGTCACTCCCACTGCACCGAATTCAACTATCCCATCGACCACAATTCCTGTCCCACCCGCCGGAACTGCCGAAACTTCTGGGGAGCTAATTCAGACGAATCCAACGGCGCCTGTGTCACCTGACACCTTGCAGCCAAACCGCACGATTATTCCTCCTCCTGCAACAGCGACTCCTTTTGAGAATGTTTATCTGCTTGGTCCCGGTGATCAGGTACAAATTGATATTTTTGATGTGCCAGAGTTGAGCAGTGGTACTGCAGGGAACTATCTAGTCTCGATCGACGGAACCATTCGTCTTCCTTGGGTAGGCGGCGTTCGAGTTCAAGGCATGAGCCTGGATCAAGCATCCAATGCAATTGAGAAGGCATACGCACCTTACATTCGTGACCCGAGGGTGGCACTGAAGCTGGCTTCAGCCCGCACGCTTAGAGTCAGTGTTGCTGGAGAAGTGAAGCGTCCAGGAGCTTATGTGATTAGCCCAACCAGCCAGACAAATGCGCCGCTGACAGCAGATACGACAGGAACCACCACAACAGGCGGAACAGCCGCGAACCAATGGCCCACTGTTTCTCAGGCAATTCAGTCAGCGGGCGGCATTACCCAATTCGCAGATTTACGGCAAGTGCAAGTGCGCCGTCCTCAACCTGATGGTTCAGTTGAGTTAATTGATATCAACTTGTGGGATCTAATTCGGCAAGGTAACTTGAACCAGGACGTTCGACTGCGCGACCAGGATGCCATTGTTATCCCAACTGCGACTGCTCTAAATAGTAATGAGGCAATTTTGCAGGGTTCTGCGAACATTTCTCCCGCATCTGTTCCTATTAATGTGGTCGGGGAAGTTGGTACTCCAGGAACAGTTCAGGTTCCTCCCAATACGCCTCTCAACCAAGCTTTGATGTCAGCAGGGGGCTTTGATCAGGCGAGAGCAAGACGAAGCCGTGTTGACCTCATTCGTCTCAATTCTGATGGAACAGCAAGCCGACGCACAATTAAGGTTGACTTGGCAGCAGGCGTGAACGAAGAAACAAACCCGGCACTGCGAGAGTATGACACGATCGTTGTTAGCCGCTCAGGTATAACTGCAACTTCTGAAGCAATCACGACGCTTCTTTCCCCCTTCACAAGTCTTATCGGGACGTTGGGAAGTATCTTTGCGATTTTCCGTTAG
- a CDS encoding polysaccharide biosynthesis tyrosine autokinase, which yields METEQTVQPSVPSMRGRIAPVSSGDLDEVDSSPNRGLNLRSLGRTIQRQALLIAGVATATAAAATFQAMKIPPNYVGDFRILVEPVTNEARISDPVTVSRGDGAIPGQDTFTLDYPTQLQILKSPGMMNLIVQQVQTEYPGFTYDALLRGLTVERLVPQDPSAQGAATRIVRVTYSGGDPALVQKVLKATADRYLQYSLEERKSRSSEGIKFIEDQLPELQQRVNTLQDQLQRLQQQYNVIDPATQGGQLSEQIGDITTLQLDTNRQLQEQKILYSNLQKQLRLNPQEAITASALTEDPTYRALQTGLGEVQQQIAIETARFNDQSPVVRSLREREKNLMALMNQQVQRSTGQSLASQPGQQGGNPQVLAFQNSVRLALIQQLVTAGNQINMLEERSRQVAQARNGYERRIQQFPSISRQYNDLTREVEISTATLDRLLTQRESLRVQSAQTEVPWQLISEPLIPRDADGNPVPAPSKAANLVIGGTALGLILGTLLALLLERYRNVFYTIEDIQEGINLPIAGVIPFSRGAKQSLDFPMTFGATGELEDNRLETASFRESFSDLYSNIRLAEPPIHSLMVSSAEPGDGKTTVALYLAQTAAGAGQRVLLVDTNLRMPQIQSRLDLRNNKGLSDVLTSNVSPDEVIQRSPLADNLYVLTAGSAMPGSARLLGSDQMKQLMEKFQSAFDLVVYDTSHLFGLTDASFLTAEVDEVLMVVAASKTNRTAMQRVLNKLTTLPVQHTSLVVNYLKEHGNSTGTYISYPQGGQSRRERQASV from the coding sequence ATGGAAACAGAGCAGACAGTTCAACCTTCCGTCCCTAGCATGAGAGGCAGGATCGCCCCAGTTTCATCTGGCGACCTGGATGAAGTCGATAGCTCACCCAATCGTGGTTTAAACCTGCGTTCTCTCGGTCGCACCATTCAACGACAAGCATTATTGATTGCTGGAGTCGCAACAGCAACAGCAGCAGCGGCAACGTTTCAGGCAATGAAAATCCCACCCAACTATGTGGGCGATTTTCGGATTCTGGTCGAGCCTGTTACCAATGAAGCTCGAATTTCTGACCCTGTGACGGTGAGCCGTGGCGATGGGGCAATTCCTGGTCAAGACACTTTCACGCTGGACTATCCCACGCAGCTTCAGATTCTGAAAAGCCCAGGCATGATGAATCTGATCGTGCAGCAAGTCCAAACTGAGTATCCTGGCTTTACTTATGATGCGCTGCTGCGAGGTCTGACCGTTGAGCGGCTTGTTCCTCAAGATCCTTCTGCTCAGGGAGCGGCAACGAGAATCGTTAGAGTAACTTATTCTGGCGGTGATCCAGCCTTAGTCCAAAAGGTGCTGAAGGCAACCGCCGATCGCTACCTGCAATATAGTTTAGAGGAGCGCAAGAGCCGTTCTAGCGAAGGTATCAAGTTTATTGAGGATCAGCTTCCAGAGCTTCAGCAGCGCGTCAATACGCTGCAAGATCAACTCCAGCGACTGCAGCAGCAATATAACGTGATCGACCCTGCAACACAAGGGGGTCAGCTTTCAGAGCAGATTGGGGATATTACGACGCTTCAACTGGATACAAACCGCCAGTTACAAGAGCAAAAAATCCTTTACAGCAATCTACAAAAACAGCTGCGGCTAAACCCTCAAGAAGCAATCACAGCTTCTGCCTTGACGGAAGATCCTACCTACCGGGCACTGCAGACTGGGCTAGGAGAAGTTCAGCAACAAATTGCCATTGAAACTGCTCGATTTAATGACCAGAGCCCTGTTGTTCGATCGCTACGAGAGCGGGAAAAGAATCTGATGGCTTTGATGAATCAACAGGTTCAGCGTAGCACCGGACAGAGCCTTGCCAGTCAGCCAGGGCAACAGGGGGGCAATCCTCAGGTGCTCGCGTTCCAAAACTCAGTTCGTCTCGCTCTCATTCAGCAGCTTGTGACTGCAGGCAACCAAATCAACATGCTGGAGGAGCGGAGTCGGCAGGTTGCTCAAGCAAGAAATGGATATGAACGGCGTATTCAGCAGTTCCCATCCATCTCTCGGCAATACAACGACCTGACGCGAGAAGTAGAGATTTCAACAGCAACGCTCGATCGATTACTGACCCAACGAGAGTCACTGCGTGTTCAGTCAGCCCAGACAGAAGTCCCCTGGCAACTCATTTCGGAACCCCTAATTCCTAGAGATGCTGATGGCAATCCGGTTCCTGCTCCCTCAAAAGCTGCAAACCTCGTAATTGGTGGGACGGCGCTGGGTCTTATCCTCGGAACACTGCTGGCACTCCTGCTAGAGCGGTATCGCAATGTCTTCTACACGATTGAAGACATTCAGGAAGGAATTAACCTGCCGATTGCTGGTGTCATTCCTTTTTCCAGGGGCGCAAAGCAGTCGCTTGATTTTCCCATGACGTTTGGGGCAACTGGAGAACTCGAAGACAATCGTCTGGAAACGGCTTCATTTCGAGAGTCCTTCAGCGATCTGTACTCAAATATTCGTCTGGCAGAACCACCTATCCACTCACTGATGGTTTCATCGGCAGAGCCAGGAGACGGCAAGACAACGGTTGCTCTTTACCTGGCACAAACGGCGGCTGGGGCAGGTCAACGAGTGCTGCTGGTGGATACCAATCTACGGATGCCTCAAATTCAGAGTCGCTTAGACTTACGGAATAACAAGGGCTTAAGTGATGTGCTGACCAGCAATGTCAGCCCTGATGAAGTGATTCAGCGATCGCCGCTTGCAGACAATTTGTACGTGCTAACTGCGGGTTCAGCCATGCCTGGTTCAGCTCGTCTGTTAGGGTCAGACCAAATGAAACAGCTAATGGAGAAATTCCAGTCTGCGTTTGATCTGGTCGTTTATGACACGTCTCACCTGTTTGGGCTCACGGATGCCAGCTTCCTGACGGCTGAAGTGGACGAAGTACTGATGGTTGTGGCAGCGAGCAAGACTAACCGTACTGCAATGCAGCGTGTCCTAAATAAGCTGACTACCCTGCCAGTGCAGCACACTAGCCTGGTTGTGAATTACCTCAAAGAGCACGGGAACTCAACCGGAACTTACATTAGCTACCCTCAAGGCGGACAGAGCCGTCGCGAAAGGCAAGCGTCAGTTTAA
- a CDS encoding metallophosphoesterase, protein MHKLLSGSLKVDCLTIKIADLPPSLEQTKLVQLSDLHYDGLRLSDSMLTEAIEASNQAQPDLVVLTGDYVTDDPTPIKALVERLKTLKSRYGTYAVLGNHDISVPGSQAAVTDAFTAGGIRVLWNEIAYPLGAGLPLVGLADLWSREFHPAPVMEQLDRATPRIVLSHNPDSATKLQPWRVDLQLSGHTHGGQIVIPGIGPFPYAYQVIRRYVPKSLRPWIPYMQEDCCKVVKRWEWAQGFHQIGKNALYVNRGLGTYLPGRLFCPPEVTVITLAAQSGNMA, encoded by the coding sequence ATGCATAAGCTGCTGTCTGGCTCATTAAAGGTTGATTGCCTCACGATTAAAATTGCTGACTTGCCACCATCGCTTGAACAAACAAAGCTCGTACAATTGTCTGACCTGCACTACGATGGGCTGCGTCTTTCCGATTCAATGCTGACAGAGGCGATCGAGGCAAGTAATCAAGCTCAACCCGATCTCGTTGTGCTGACAGGAGATTACGTCACTGATGACCCTACTCCAATCAAGGCACTGGTCGAGCGACTTAAGACACTAAAAAGCCGTTACGGAACCTACGCTGTTTTAGGCAACCATGATATTAGTGTGCCCGGTTCTCAGGCAGCCGTGACAGATGCCTTTACTGCAGGCGGCATTCGGGTGTTGTGGAATGAGATTGCCTATCCTTTAGGGGCAGGGTTGCCTTTAGTCGGTTTAGCAGATCTCTGGTCGCGTGAGTTTCATCCGGCTCCTGTGATGGAACAACTCGATCGAGCAACTCCTCGTATTGTGCTGTCTCATAACCCAGACAGTGCTACAAAACTGCAACCCTGGCGCGTGGATTTGCAGCTTTCAGGTCATACGCATGGTGGGCAAATTGTCATTCCCGGGATAGGTCCATTTCCCTATGCGTATCAGGTGATTCGTCGCTATGTACCAAAATCACTGCGTCCCTGGATTCCTTATATGCAGGAAGACTGTTGCAAAGTCGTCAAGCGATGGGAGTGGGCACAAGGCTTTCATCAGATTGGCAAAAATGCGCTTTATGTAAATCGCGGATTGGGCACCTACCTACCAGGACGCCTGTTCTGCCCACCAGAAGTAACGGTGATTACGCTTGCTGCTCAATCGGGCAATATGGCTTGA
- a CDS encoding peptidylprolyl isomerase, translating to MAVVLQIGNRSITAEEVLPLMAGYQMLPQFLQELLIDQAIAALDCTEAEMAEAYQQFYSQNQITTDEARQAWLAHYRMSQAQLEALATREMRIEKFKQKTWGPKLESYFLSRKDKLDKVIYSLIRTQDVGIAQELYFRVLEGEQSFAELARAYSQGPEAQTDGLIGPVELSVPHPTLAQLLTLSQPGQLSPPTRVGEWIVLVRLEKFIPAQMDESMRRRLLNECFSTWIKEQLEQLGSLDSSSPTVPSL from the coding sequence ATGGCTGTCGTACTACAAATTGGGAATCGTTCCATCACTGCTGAGGAAGTTCTGCCGCTTATGGCAGGCTATCAAATGCTGCCGCAGTTCCTTCAAGAACTTCTGATTGACCAAGCGATCGCGGCGCTCGATTGTACAGAAGCGGAGATGGCTGAGGCTTATCAGCAGTTCTACAGTCAGAACCAAATCACCACTGATGAAGCTCGCCAAGCCTGGTTAGCCCACTATCGCATGAGTCAGGCTCAACTGGAAGCTTTGGCAACGCGAGAGATGCGAATTGAGAAATTTAAGCAAAAAACCTGGGGACCCAAGCTTGAATCCTACTTTCTAAGCCGAAAAGATAAGCTGGATAAAGTCATTTATTCCTTAATCCGAACTCAAGATGTTGGCATCGCTCAAGAGCTATATTTTCGAGTGCTGGAAGGAGAACAAAGCTTTGCAGAATTAGCTCGCGCCTACTCTCAGGGACCAGAAGCACAAACGGATGGGTTAATTGGTCCAGTTGAGTTAAGTGTCCCGCACCCAACCTTGGCACAACTATTAACACTCAGCCAGCCCGGACAACTCAGCCCTCCTACCCGAGTCGGAGAATGGATTGTTTTAGTTCGTTTAGAAAAATTTATTCCGGCTCAAATGGACGAGTCGATGCGTCGCCGTTTGTTAAATGAATGTTTTAGTACCTGGATCAAAGAACAGCTTGAGCAACTTGGTTCTCTGGATTCAAGTTCTCCTACCGTCCCTTCTCTCTAA